In the genome of Gloeotrichia echinulata CP02, one region contains:
- a CDS encoding tetratricopeptide repeat protein codes for MSVNDTVHTDNFAWNRQVYQRLKLALSLGLRRQLFLAVCDDLHLRNQVAARLHSTLAYPVGQVLYKTLDGQEDSTPAYPRLVTLRLNLNEPNPIAQINQWLSNYPPPIVGASKDTPGRPLPIPAFQIVGVEQLTKQSVAVQRLFLHYLRLSEEYLCTQEADKFQESSLLLWVSRPWLSAIQQSAPQFWRCRTGVFAFAGEPTPTIHNSGDPEQVSNSRSLDLGKVKKSTIEEAIIQAEMKAAAGELEYQENFNFETDTPVHGGRKSEEMTTSKLKLLNVEVQQQETLAQSNVNNRTSLPYLSNVSQELTELVFGTNDTKSAEDGEDNSLAQQILIEIEQLHSQQAEGEILAVAYHRLGNLYRLRIEQGQSTIENLMVAIIAYQEAISYDDTSPQLPDILNDLGTLYWMLYRIPSASEEGKTYIEQAIEFYQLALKLISPQTHPETYGRVQNNLGTAYGDLARFSNPAENWEQAVFAYNEALNYRTAQMDGLKYAACQNNLGTAYWHLGQYNQPTVHLKNAIAAYNLALAHYRPEQEPLKYGMIQNNIGTAYWNLAQYEQPMENLQLAIDVYREALQYRTPTNVPSACAATQNNLGTAYWHLANLSQISKQVQQKYLQLCITAYEEALTLAHSLKTTALSFDLFATHNNLGLAHYQLVTDKYFNGDKATRSQHLEAALENHLQALYGLSQQPETYHTTFAYVVKTIRAFHNELGIQGQNLALSKVPAQLLPEILSKL; via the coding sequence ATGAGCGTGAATGATACTGTACACACAGATAATTTTGCTTGGAATCGGCAAGTTTATCAACGTCTAAAACTTGCCTTAAGTCTGGGCTTACGACGACAACTGTTTTTGGCAGTTTGTGATGATTTGCACTTAAGAAATCAAGTTGCTGCTCGTTTGCATTCTACATTGGCTTATCCAGTTGGGCAAGTGCTATATAAAACATTGGATGGTCAAGAAGATAGCACACCAGCCTACCCACGATTAGTCACTCTGCGGTTGAATTTAAACGAGCCCAATCCCATAGCTCAAATAAATCAATGGCTGAGTAATTATCCACCGCCGATTGTTGGAGCATCAAAGGACACCCCAGGGCGACCGTTACCGATACCTGCATTTCAAATTGTCGGTGTGGAACAGCTAACCAAGCAATCAGTAGCAGTACAGCGTTTATTTTTACACTATCTCCGTTTAAGCGAAGAATATTTGTGTACTCAAGAAGCCGATAAATTCCAAGAATCTAGCCTGCTGTTGTGGGTATCGCGTCCTTGGTTGTCTGCTATTCAGCAATCGGCGCCACAGTTTTGGCGTTGTCGTACTGGTGTGTTTGCTTTTGCGGGGGAACCGACACCAACGATACACAACTCAGGTGATCCAGAACAGGTTTCTAATTCTAGAAGTTTGGATTTAGGAAAGGTTAAGAAATCGACTATTGAAGAAGCGATTATCCAAGCAGAAATGAAAGCAGCTGCTGGTGAATTGGAGTACCAAGAAAATTTCAATTTTGAAACAGATACACCAGTACATGGTGGACGTAAATCTGAAGAAATGACTACATCAAAATTGAAATTATTGAATGTTGAGGTACAACAGCAAGAAACTTTGGCTCAATCTAATGTCAATAATAGGACCTCACTGCCGTATTTATCTAATGTTAGCCAGGAATTAACAGAATTAGTATTCGGCACAAATGACACCAAGAGTGCTGAAGATGGAGAGGATAATTCGCTAGCGCAGCAAATTTTGATTGAAATTGAACAATTACATTCACAACAAGCTGAAGGGGAAATACTAGCAGTAGCGTATCATCGCTTGGGCAACTTATATCGCCTTCGCATTGAACAAGGACAGTCAACTATAGAAAACTTGATGGTGGCAATTATCGCCTATCAGGAGGCAATTTCCTATGATGACACCTCACCGCAATTACCGGATATCTTGAATGATTTGGGTACACTCTACTGGATGCTATACCGCATACCATCCGCTTCGGAAGAGGGAAAAACTTACATAGAGCAGGCAATAGAATTTTATCAGTTGGCGTTAAAACTGATATCACCCCAGACACACCCAGAAACTTATGGGCGTGTGCAAAATAATTTAGGCACAGCTTACGGTGATTTAGCGCGTTTTTCCAACCCAGCCGAAAACTGGGAACAAGCAGTTTTTGCCTACAATGAAGCCCTCAACTATCGTACAGCCCAAATGGATGGATTAAAGTACGCAGCTTGCCAGAACAATTTAGGTACTGCATACTGGCATCTTGGGCAATACAATCAACCGACTGTGCATTTAAAAAATGCGATCGCAGCTTACAACCTAGCACTTGCTCACTACAGACCAGAACAAGAACCACTCAAGTATGGCATGATTCAAAACAACATCGGCACAGCTTACTGGAATCTTGCACAATACGAACAACCAATGGAAAATCTCCAGCTAGCGATAGATGTTTACCGCGAAGCCCTCCAATATCGCACTCCCACTAATGTTCCCAGCGCCTGCGCCGCTACACAAAATAATCTGGGTACAGCATACTGGCATTTAGCAAATTTATCCCAGATAAGTAAGCAAGTGCAACAAAAGTATTTACAACTGTGCATCACCGCTTACGAAGAAGCCCTGACTCTAGCTCACTCACTGAAGACTACCGCTTTAAGTTTTGATTTATTTGCTACTCATAATAATTTAGGATTAGCCCATTATCAACTAGTCACAGATAAGTATTTTAATGGCGATAAAGCAACACGTTCTCAACATTTAGAAGCAGCATTAGAAAACCATTTGCAAGCTTTATATGGATTAAGCCAACAACCAGAGACCTATCACACTACCTTCGCCTATGTGGTGAAAACAATTCGTGCTTTCCATAACGAATTAGGAATACAAGGACAAAATTTAGCTTTATCTAAAGTACCTGCTCAGTTATTGCCAGAAATTTTGTCTAAGTTGTAA
- a CDS encoding DUF29 domain-containing protein produces the protein MTINTNLTSLYESEYEQWLGQTINLLKENRWDELDKEHLIEELEELSRRDKKTVERLLEQIIRHLLLLQYWTAEYEYNANHWQAEIMSFRTQINEDLTQNLRNHLQENQAKVYEKALKYVSQKTGYEIIFPEDCPYSLEQLFEINWLPERG, from the coding sequence ATGACGATCAACACTAACTTAACATCTCTTTATGAGAGTGAATATGAGCAATGGTTAGGGCAAACGATTAACCTTTTAAAAGAAAACCGATGGGATGAGTTAGACAAGGAGCATTTAATAGAGGAGTTAGAAGAATTGAGTCGGCGAGACAAAAAAACCGTTGAAAGGTTGCTCGAACAGATTATCAGACATTTACTTCTTCTCCAATATTGGACTGCTGAATATGAGTATAATGCCAATCATTGGCAAGCGGAAATTATGAGTTTTAGAACACAAATTAATGAAGATTTAACTCAAAATTTACGAAATCATCTACAGGAAAACCAAGCAAAAGTTTATGAAAAAGCATTAAAATATGTGAGCCAAAAGACAGGATATGAGATAATCTTTCCAGAAGACTGTCCTTATAGTCTCGAACAATTATTTGAGATAAACTGGCTACCAGAAAGAGGGTAA
- a CDS encoding NACHT domain-containing protein: MTRRSLEASSKGISKAKAALIRHSLTQQGLSVELGISRQPVTKFFQGKPVDRSIFVTICQKLNLDWEEIITFSSFPEAEQTVSISQLESLVQTVRAQIYQNIHNKCGIMRVLDMEQPMRLTNIYTSVNILERVSGRRRLDIEELLQNIDTENLNSKPKKWFPGLAVVERYDKLMILGKPGTGKTTFLKWLAIKCNLGEWRGDRVPIFISLKEFAETKKQPGLKSYVAKQLKNCGVVEPQTVETLLNQGRVMVLLDGLDEVRAADLDRVLPEIRRFTTRFYGNYFIITSRIAAQEYIFEQFTEVEIADFNHQQITDFATKWFQVKNPVQTERFLAKIQESKTLQELATNPLMLTLMSLIFEQRSDFSVRLAEVYQEGLDIFLKKWDAQRHIQREQVYQLRPQHKEELLIKIAKTTWEQGNYLFNQKFIQQQITEYIHNLQQRNTDQELLQIDSETILKSMIAQHGLLVEQARGVYSFSHVAFQQYLAEKDITPEPLEDYRSRSVP; encoded by the coding sequence ATGACTAGGCGATCGCTCGAAGCATCAAGCAAGGGAATTAGTAAAGCCAAAGCAGCGCTGATCCGTCATTCATTGACGCAGCAGGGGTTATCTGTAGAATTGGGGATTAGCCGTCAGCCTGTTACCAAGTTTTTTCAAGGTAAACCAGTTGATCGCAGCATTTTTGTGACAATTTGCCAAAAACTTAACCTAGATTGGGAAGAGATTATCACTTTTTCGTCATTTCCTGAAGCTGAACAGACTGTGAGCATTTCTCAACTGGAAAGTCTAGTCCAGACTGTACGCGCACAAATCTATCAAAATATTCACAACAAGTGTGGTATAATGCGGGTGCTAGATATGGAGCAGCCGATGAGGTTGACGAATATTTACACCAGCGTCAACATTCTGGAGCGAGTGAGTGGACGCAGGCGCTTAGATATTGAAGAATTATTACAAAATATTGACACAGAGAACCTGAATAGTAAACCAAAAAAATGGTTTCCCGGACTAGCGGTGGTAGAACGGTACGACAAACTGATGATTTTAGGTAAACCGGGAACGGGAAAGACCACATTTTTGAAATGGCTGGCAATTAAGTGTAACTTGGGTGAATGGAGAGGCGATCGCGTACCGATTTTTATTAGTCTCAAAGAGTTTGCTGAGACTAAAAAGCAACCAGGCTTAAAGTCATACGTTGCAAAACAATTGAAAAATTGTGGAGTTGTGGAACCGCAGACAGTGGAAACTTTGTTAAATCAAGGACGAGTAATGGTTTTACTCGATGGGTTAGATGAAGTCAGAGCAGCCGATCTTGACCGAGTATTGCCGGAAATTCGCCGATTTACAACGCGGTTTTATGGCAATTATTTTATCATCACCTCTCGAATTGCTGCACAGGAATATATTTTTGAGCAGTTCACAGAAGTGGAAATTGCTGATTTTAATCATCAGCAGATTACTGATTTTGCAACGAAGTGGTTTCAGGTGAAAAATCCTGTGCAAACAGAACGATTTTTAGCGAAAATCCAAGAAAGTAAAACTCTGCAAGAATTAGCAACTAATCCCCTAATGCTTACATTGATGAGCTTGATTTTTGAGCAAAGAAGTGATTTTTCGGTTCGGCTTGCAGAAGTGTATCAAGAAGGATTGGATATATTCCTGAAAAAATGGGATGCTCAACGTCATATTCAGCGAGAGCAAGTTTATCAACTTAGACCACAGCATAAAGAAGAATTACTGATAAAAATTGCCAAAACTACCTGGGAGCAAGGAAATTATTTATTTAATCAAAAGTTTATTCAGCAGCAGATTACCGAGTATATTCACAATTTGCAGCAGAGAAATACAGACCAAGAATTATTGCAAATAGACAGCGAAACAATTTTAAAATCTATGATTGCTCAACATGGATTATTGGTAGAGCAAGCGCGGGGAGTTTATTCTTTTTCTCATGTTGCATTTCAGCAATATTTAGCTGAAAAAGATATTACTCCCGAACCGCTGGAAGATTACCGTTCGCGGAGCGTCCCGTAG
- the gcvT gene encoding glycine cleavage system aminomethyltransferase GcvT yields the protein MANQETEIAESLARTPLYELGVEVKARFTSFGGWEMPVQYSGISREHEAVRTAAGMFDISHMGKFTLQGQNLISQLQGLVPSDLSRLQPGQAQYTVLLNPQAGIIDDIIVYYQGEDATGKQRAAIIVNAATTGKDKAWLLQHLDLNEVKFQDNSAEKVLIAVQGTKAVNYLQAFVQADLKPVKAFGHLETTVLGKPGFLARTGYTGEDGFEVMVEPEVGVQLWRSLYDAGVIPCGLGARDTLRLEAAMALYGQDIDDNTTPLEAGLGWLVHLDTKGDFIGRSVLAEQKATGVERRLVGLQTPGRNIPRHGYPVLSSGVVIGEVTSGTISPTLGYPIALAYVPSQLAAVGQQLEVEIRGKTYSTSVVKRPFYRSKNRISN from the coding sequence GTGGCTAATCAAGAAACCGAAATCGCCGAATCTCTGGCGCGAACTCCTTTATATGAATTGGGTGTAGAAGTCAAAGCAAGGTTTACTAGCTTTGGCGGTTGGGAAATGCCGGTACAATATAGTGGTATCAGCCGCGAACATGAGGCTGTGAGAACTGCAGCGGGTATGTTCGATATTTCCCACATGGGTAAATTTACTCTCCAGGGACAAAATCTGATTTCCCAACTCCAGGGTTTAGTTCCTTCAGACTTGAGTCGATTGCAACCTGGTCAAGCCCAGTACACTGTATTGTTAAATCCGCAAGCTGGCATTATTGACGATATCATTGTCTATTATCAAGGTGAAGACGCCACTGGTAAACAACGGGCAGCGATTATTGTGAATGCGGCAACTACGGGTAAAGATAAAGCATGGTTATTGCAACACCTTGACCTAAATGAAGTAAAATTCCAAGATAATTCGGCGGAAAAAGTCTTAATTGCTGTCCAAGGGACAAAAGCTGTTAACTATCTCCAAGCTTTTGTACAAGCAGATTTAAAACCAGTTAAAGCCTTTGGTCATTTAGAAACAACGGTGCTGGGTAAACCTGGTTTCTTAGCCCGCACAGGTTACACCGGGGAAGATGGATTTGAGGTGATGGTGGAGCCAGAAGTGGGTGTACAATTGTGGCGAAGTCTCTATGATGCTGGTGTCATTCCCTGTGGACTCGGTGCAAGAGATACCTTGCGCTTAGAAGCTGCAATGGCGCTTTATGGTCAAGATATCGACGATAATACCACCCCCTTAGAAGCCGGTTTGGGATGGTTGGTGCATCTTGATACCAAAGGCGATTTTATCGGTCGGTCAGTTTTAGCAGAGCAAAAAGCCACGGGAGTAGAGCGCCGTTTGGTAGGTTTACAAACCCCAGGGCGTAACATTCCCCGGCACGGCTACCCAGTATTATCGTCAGGAGTAGTAATAGGTGAAGTGACTAGTGGTACAATTTCACCAACACTTGGATATCCCATTGCTTTAGCCTACGTTCCTTCCCAACTAGCAGCCGTTGGTCAACAGCTAGAAGTGGAAATTCGTGGCAAAACCTACTCCACATCTGTGGTTAAACGTCCCTTTTATCGCTCAAAAAATCGGATCAGCAACTAA
- the gcvH gene encoding glycine cleavage system protein GcvH produces MSEYPQDLRYLDSHEYVRVDGEIATIGITAFAVEQLGDIVFLELPDIGEVITKGDTFGNIESVKAVEDLNSPVSGTVVERNEALINEPEQIAEDPHGEGWFLKVRINDPDEANEDTLTADEYSDQVAGV; encoded by the coding sequence ATGTCTGAATATCCTCAGGATTTGAGATACCTGGATTCTCACGAATATGTGCGCGTAGATGGGGAAATTGCCACTATTGGCATTACCGCCTTTGCTGTAGAGCAATTGGGTGATATCGTGTTTTTGGAGCTACCAGACATTGGCGAGGTAATTACCAAGGGAGATACCTTTGGTAACATTGAATCTGTAAAAGCCGTTGAAGACCTAAATTCACCTGTTAGCGGCACAGTTGTAGAACGCAATGAAGCCTTGATAAATGAACCAGAACAAATAGCTGAAGACCCCCACGGAGAAGGTTGGTTCTTGAAAGTTCGCATCAATGACCCTGATGAAGCTAATGAGGATACCTTGACAGCGGATGAGTATAGCGACCAGGTAGCAGGGGTGTAG
- the gcvP gene encoding aminomethyl-transferring glycine dehydrogenase: protein MVSYVSIPKSSDRQILDERSKKSKNFAQRHIGPNANDIEQMLEVLGIESLDALIDQTVPQAIRLNQPLQLPEAQTEYAALAKLKKIADTNQVFRSFIGLGYYDCITPPVIQRNILENPGWYTAYTPYQPEIAQGRLEALLNFQTMIIDLTGLEIANASLLDEATAAAEAMSLSYGVCKNKANSYFVSRDCHPQTIDVLQTRAEPLGIEIIVADHQTFDFQQPIFGAILQYPASDGTIYDYRAFIAKAHAEGALVTVAADPLSLTLLTPPGEFGADIAVGSTQRFGIPLGFGGPHAAYFATKEEYKRQVPGRIVGVSKDVNGKPALRLALQTREQHIRREKATSNICTAQVLLAVMASMYAVYHGPEGVREIAENIHQLTVILATGLQRLGYKISSEYFFDTLRLELGTSNLDTIIAAATARNINLRIFDDTAVGISLDETTTPEDLIDLWQIFAGLDHLPFTLEDLTPSIHLPNLRTSTYLTHPVFNRYHSETELLRYLHQLETKDLSLTTSMIPLGSCTMKLNATAEMIPVTWAEFGNIHPFAPTSQTRGYQILFQQLEAWLAEITGFAGISLQPNAGSQGEYAGLLVIRQYHESRKQGHRNVCLIPTSAHGTNPASAVMCGMKVIAVACDDQGNIDLDDLKAKAEKHSHELAALMVTYPSTHGVFEEGIQEICAVVHRHGGQVYMDGANMNAQVGICRPGDIGADVCHLNLHKTFCIPHGGGGPGMGPIGVADHLVPFLPGHAVIGTGDWGHNDRLSASLGTVPEKISDTKQFGAVAAAPWGSASILVISWMYIVMMGTDGLREATKVAILNANYIAKRLETYYPVLYKGKNGLVAHECILDLRSLKKSASIEIDDVAKRLMDYGFHAPTVSWPVAGTIMVEPTESESKQELDRFCDALIAIRQEIAAIESGKVDAHDNMLKNAPHTAESLITGEWTHPYSREQAAYPAPWTREHKFWPSVGRIDAAFGDRNFVCSCPPMEAYSG from the coding sequence GTGGTAAGTTACGTCTCTATTCCTAAATCTAGCGATCGCCAAATCCTAGACGAAAGGAGCAAGAAATCCAAGAATTTCGCACAACGACACATTGGACCTAACGCCAATGATATCGAACAAATGCTTGAGGTATTGGGAATTGAGAGCCTGGATGCTCTCATTGACCAAACAGTACCGCAGGCTATCCGGCTGAACCAACCGCTACAGTTACCAGAAGCGCAAACTGAATACGCCGCACTGGCAAAGTTAAAAAAAATTGCTGATACTAATCAGGTTTTCCGCTCATTTATTGGTCTAGGATATTATGACTGTATCACCCCACCGGTAATTCAGCGTAATATCTTAGAAAATCCTGGTTGGTATACTGCTTACACCCCCTATCAACCGGAAATTGCCCAAGGGCGTCTGGAGGCGCTGCTCAATTTCCAAACGATGATTATCGATTTGACGGGTTTGGAAATTGCTAATGCTTCATTACTCGATGAAGCCACCGCTGCCGCAGAAGCGATGAGCTTGAGCTATGGAGTGTGCAAAAATAAAGCTAATAGCTATTTTGTCTCTCGTGACTGCCATCCTCAAACCATTGATGTGTTGCAAACACGGGCTGAACCCCTAGGTATTGAGATCATTGTCGCCGACCATCAAACCTTTGATTTCCAGCAACCGATTTTTGGCGCTATTCTCCAATACCCTGCTAGTGATGGGACTATTTACGACTACCGCGCTTTTATCGCCAAAGCACATGCTGAGGGCGCATTGGTGACGGTAGCGGCTGACCCTTTAAGTTTAACTTTGCTGACGCCTCCTGGCGAATTTGGCGCTGATATCGCTGTCGGAAGCACCCAACGCTTTGGGATTCCGCTGGGGTTTGGGGGACCCCACGCGGCATATTTTGCTACCAAAGAAGAGTATAAGCGGCAAGTTCCAGGGCGAATTGTTGGTGTATCGAAAGATGTCAATGGTAAGCCTGCATTACGTCTAGCTTTACAAACCCGCGAACAACACATCCGCCGCGAAAAAGCTACGAGTAATATCTGCACCGCCCAGGTATTATTGGCGGTGATGGCGAGTATGTATGCTGTCTATCATGGTCCTGAAGGCGTCAGAGAAATTGCGGAAAATATTCACCAATTAACGGTAATATTAGCAACAGGATTACAGCGCCTAGGTTACAAAATTAGTTCGGAATATTTCTTTGATACCCTGCGCCTAGAGTTGGGAACAAGCAACCTAGACACAATTATCGCAGCTGCGACAGCACGAAATATCAACCTGCGGATTTTCGATGATACTGCTGTCGGTATCTCCCTAGACGAAACTACCACACCAGAAGACTTAATCGACCTCTGGCAAATATTTGCAGGACTTGATCACCTCCCCTTCACCCTAGAAGACTTAACTCCCTCCATCCATCTTCCCAACCTCCGTACCAGTACTTACCTCACCCACCCCGTCTTTAACCGCTATCACTCAGAAACTGAGTTGTTGCGCTACCTACATCAGCTAGAAACTAAGGACTTATCTTTAACTACATCGATGATTCCCTTGGGTTCTTGCACGATGAAGTTAAACGCCACAGCGGAAATGATACCAGTAACTTGGGCTGAATTTGGGAATATTCATCCCTTTGCACCCACTTCGCAAACGCGGGGTTATCAAATCCTCTTTCAGCAACTTGAGGCGTGGTTAGCGGAGATTACTGGGTTTGCGGGGATTTCTCTGCAACCAAATGCTGGTTCTCAAGGAGAATATGCTGGTTTGTTGGTGATTCGTCAATATCACGAAAGTCGAAAACAAGGACACCGCAACGTCTGTTTAATACCCACCTCCGCACATGGTACTAACCCGGCGAGTGCGGTGATGTGTGGGATGAAAGTGATTGCAGTCGCCTGTGATGATCAAGGTAACATTGACCTAGATGACCTCAAAGCCAAGGCAGAAAAACATAGTCATGAACTCGCTGCTTTGATGGTGACATATCCCTCAACTCACGGTGTGTTTGAGGAGGGAATTCAGGAAATCTGTGCTGTTGTTCATCGTCACGGTGGACAAGTTTACATGGATGGGGCGAATATGAACGCCCAAGTGGGAATTTGTCGTCCTGGAGATATTGGCGCCGATGTCTGTCACTTGAACCTACACAAAACTTTTTGTATTCCCCACGGCGGTGGTGGCCCCGGTATGGGACCCATTGGCGTTGCTGACCATCTTGTGCCTTTTTTACCGGGACATGCTGTAATCGGGACTGGGGATTGGGGACACAACGACCGGCTCAGTGCATCGCTGGGGACTGTCCCAGAGAAGATTTCTGATACCAAACAATTTGGTGCGGTGGCTGCAGCGCCTTGGGGTAGTGCTAGTATCCTAGTAATTTCTTGGATGTATATTGTGATGATGGGCACTGATGGCTTAAGAGAAGCAACCAAAGTGGCAATTCTCAACGCTAATTACATCGCCAAGAGACTAGAAACTTATTATCCCGTTTTATACAAAGGGAAAAATGGTCTAGTTGCCCATGAGTGTATTTTAGATTTGCGCTCGCTCAAAAAATCAGCCAGTATCGAAATCGATGATGTCGCTAAACGGCTGATGGACTATGGTTTCCATGCACCCACTGTTTCCTGGCCTGTGGCTGGTACAATCATGGTGGAACCCACAGAAAGCGAATCTAAACAAGAATTAGATCGTTTCTGTGATGCTTTAATAGCCATTCGCCAAGAAATTGCCGCCATTGAATCAGGTAAGGTGGATGCTCATGATAACATGTTGAAAAATGCACCCCATACTGCCGAAAGTTTAATTACCGGAGAATGGACTCATCCCTACTCTCGCGAACAAGCTGCTTACCCTGCACCTTGGACAAGAGAACATAAATTCTGGCCAAGTGTGGGTAGAATTGATGCGGCTTTTGGTGACAGGAATTTCGTTTGTTCTTGTCCACCAATGGAGGCTTATTCAGGATAA
- a CDS encoding NAD(P)-dependent oxidoreductase yields the protein MKKLLITGGSGFLGWNLCQTAKQEWEVYGTYFSHKIEIPGIKMLKVDLTDLSQLKHIFNDVRPTAVIHTAAQSQPNFCQTHPQESHAINVTASCNIAGLCADASLACAFTSTDLVFDGLNAPYSETDPVSPVNLYGEQKVMAEIGMLERYPQTAVCRMPLMFGTATPTAKSFMQPFIEALKAGKELNLFIDEYRTPVSAKTAAQGLLLALEKVNGLIHLGGKERISRYDFGQLLVDIFQLPNSGLKSCRQQDVKMVAPRPADVSLDSSKAFALGYKPLSLKAELEKLEVKSR from the coding sequence ATGAAAAAGCTATTAATTACGGGTGGTAGTGGGTTTTTAGGATGGAACCTTTGCCAAACAGCAAAGCAAGAATGGGAAGTTTATGGAACTTATTTTTCCCATAAAATAGAAATACCCGGCATCAAAATGCTGAAGGTTGATTTAACTGATTTGTCCCAATTAAAGCACATATTTAATGATGTCAGACCGACAGCAGTAATTCATACTGCAGCACAATCTCAACCTAATTTTTGTCAAACTCACCCCCAAGAATCACACGCAATTAATGTCACAGCTTCCTGCAATATCGCTGGACTTTGTGCGGATGCTTCTCTTGCTTGTGCTTTTACATCAACAGACTTGGTTTTTGATGGTTTAAATGCTCCTTATAGTGAAACAGATCCCGTGTCTCCTGTCAACCTATATGGTGAGCAAAAAGTCATGGCTGAAATTGGTATGCTAGAGCGATATCCTCAGACTGCAGTGTGCCGAATGCCGTTAATGTTCGGCACAGCAACACCTACAGCTAAAAGTTTTATGCAGCCATTTATTGAAGCTCTCAAAGCCGGAAAAGAACTAAACTTATTTATAGATGAATACCGCACGCCTGTAAGTGCCAAAACTGCAGCCCAAGGACTTTTATTAGCACTAGAAAAAGTTAACGGACTAATTCATTTGGGCGGAAAAGAACGAATTTCTCGTTATGATTTTGGGCAATTATTAGTAGATATATTTCAACTTCCTAATTCTGGCTTAAAATCTTGCCGCCAACAAGATGTAAAAATGGTAGCACCCAGACCAGCGGATGTTTCTTTGGATAGTTCCAAAGCGTTTGCATTGGGGTATAAACCTCTATCTTTAAAAGCAGAATTAGAAAAGTTAGAAGTTAAATCCCGATGA
- a CDS encoding tetratricopeptide repeat protein — protein MVFWRCLIAWGFMTFLTLGCSDMANSSAENTKQVVQKSNITQMLIEAQTNQKAESLLNQGNSSLDAHRYDNAIEVYDKAIGIKPANVEAWINRGIALTALQRYQDALASYDKGISIEPDKYEAWYNRGIVLTALQRYQDALASYDKAIAIKPDKYEAWINRGITLTKLERYQDALASYDKAIAIKPDQHEAYYNKACSYALQSNVKLAIENLNKAMKLNASKYQKLAKTDTDFNNIRHEKQFRELIE, from the coding sequence ATGGTCTTTTGGCGTTGCTTGATTGCCTGGGGTTTTATGACTTTCTTGACATTGGGCTGTAGTGATATGGCAAACTCATCGGCAGAAAATACCAAGCAAGTTGTACAAAAAAGTAATATTACCCAGATGCTTATAGAAGCACAAACTAACCAAAAAGCAGAAAGTTTGCTGAATCAAGGTAATAGTTCGTTAGACGCACATCGCTACGACAATGCGATAGAAGTATACGACAAAGCAATTGGTATTAAACCGGCAAATGTGGAAGCATGGATTAATCGAGGAATTGCATTAACAGCTTTGCAAAGGTACCAAGATGCACTCGCATCTTACGACAAAGGGATCTCCATTGAACCTGACAAATATGAAGCGTGGTATAATCGAGGGATTGTGTTAACAGCTTTGCAAAGGTATCAAGATGCACTCGCATCTTACGACAAAGCGATCGCCATCAAACCTGACAAATATGAAGCCTGGATCAACCGAGGAATTACACTGACAAAGTTGGAACGCTACCAAGATGCACTCGCATCCTACGACAAAGCGATCGCTATCAAGCCAGATCAGCATGAAGCATATTATAATAAAGCTTGCTCCTATGCCTTACAGAGCAATGTCAAATTAGCAATTGAGAATCTCAACAAAGCAATGAAGTTGAATGCTAGTAAATACCAGAAATTAGCAAAAACTGATACAGATTTTAACAATATACGTCATGAAAAGCAATTTCGGGAATTAATTGAATAA